From Bacteroidales bacterium WCE2004, a single genomic window includes:
- a CDS encoding transcription elongation factor GreA has product MSQEGLDKLKKELAEALAQRPVIAAAIAEAREKGDLSENAEYESAREAQGLLELKIAKLQNQVVNAKVLDSSQLNCDQVQMLNTVKVENLANHRVMEFTIVGESEADFSKGKLAATTPIGKALMGHAKGETVEAKVPSGTMKFKILDITF; this is encoded by the coding sequence ATGAGCCAGGAAGGGCTGGATAAGCTCAAGAAAGAACTCGCCGAGGCGTTGGCTCAGCGCCCGGTCATTGCCGCGGCCATCGCGGAGGCGCGCGAGAAGGGCGACCTCTCCGAGAACGCGGAATACGAGTCGGCCCGCGAAGCGCAGGGCCTGCTTGAACTCAAGATTGCCAAGCTGCAGAACCAGGTCGTCAACGCCAAGGTGCTGGACAGCTCGCAGCTCAACTGCGACCAGGTCCAGATGCTCAATACGGTCAAAGTCGAGAACCTTGCCAACCATCGCGTGATGGAGTTCACCATCGTGGGTGAGAGCGAGGCGGATTTCTCGAAGGGCAAGCTCGCCGCCACCACCCCGATCGGCAAGGCCCTGATGGGCCACGCCAAGGGCGAGACGGTCGAGGCCAAGGTCCCGTCCGGTACGATGAAGTTCAAGATTCTCGATATCACTTTCTGA
- a CDS encoding histidine triad (HIT) family protein, translated as MATIFTRIAQGEIPSYKVAESEDYYAFLDISPLALGHTLVIPKKVEDDYIFHLDESTYAGLWAFARKVAQALKAAVPCQRVGVAVLGMEVPHTHIHLVPLQTEGDLDFRKTRPTITPEQMAQTAAAILSEYEKMQ; from the coding sequence ATGGCAACGATCTTTACCCGCATCGCCCAAGGCGAGATCCCGTCCTACAAGGTCGCGGAGAGCGAAGACTACTACGCCTTCCTGGACATCAGTCCGCTCGCGCTGGGGCACACCCTTGTGATTCCCAAGAAGGTGGAGGACGACTACATCTTCCACCTGGACGAATCCACCTACGCCGGCCTCTGGGCCTTCGCGCGCAAGGTGGCGCAGGCCCTCAAGGCCGCCGTGCCCTGCCAGCGCGTAGGCGTGGCCGTGCTCGGGATGGAAGTCCCGCACACGCACATCCACCTCGTGCCGCTGCAGACCGAGGGCGACCTTGACTTCCGCAAGACGCGCCCGACCATCACCCCCGAACAAATGGCGCAGACCGCCGCAGCAATCCTTTCCGAATATGAAAAAATGCAATAA
- a CDS encoding AhpC/TSA family protein, which translates to MKKCNKLAALALAALALSACCDQASIRGTLADAPGRTISVKQLDINTFRDLDSVKVGADGSFRYSVKVAKGQPEFIYLFYGDTRIAALLLEKGERVTVEADTLGRYTVSGSEGSAELAKVDRAYADFIAKLQAHENEPTAQTRDYIQHYRDNIKYVMEHPFSLTTVPVFFERLGSAYIFSQPTDAIMFRKGADSLLTVYPESRYVKALAKEADRRIKILQIQDQIKNADVASFPDIVMPDIKGERKALSDVDAKVILVHFWDASNAAQKMINIDSLLPVYKEFHDRGFEIYSVCVTPDKPEWASCVLAQKLPWINVNDGLGGASPAVVTYNVQNVPDSFLIIDGELNTKPIDGFEGFRKELARLLR; encoded by the coding sequence ATGAAAAAATGCAATAAACTGGCGGCGCTCGCCCTGGCGGCGCTTGCCCTGTCCGCCTGCTGCGACCAGGCGAGCATCCGCGGTACCCTGGCCGATGCGCCGGGCCGCACCATCTCCGTGAAGCAGTTGGACATCAATACCTTCCGTGACCTTGACTCGGTCAAGGTCGGCGCCGACGGCTCCTTCCGCTACAGCGTGAAGGTCGCCAAGGGCCAGCCGGAGTTCATCTACCTCTTCTACGGCGACACCCGCATCGCCGCCCTGCTCCTCGAGAAGGGCGAGCGCGTGACCGTTGAGGCCGACACGCTCGGCCGCTACACGGTGAGCGGCTCCGAGGGCTCTGCCGAGCTCGCCAAGGTGGACCGCGCCTATGCCGATTTCATCGCGAAGCTGCAGGCCCACGAGAACGAACCGACCGCGCAGACCCGCGACTACATCCAGCACTACCGCGACAATATCAAGTATGTGATGGAGCACCCGTTCTCGCTCACCACGGTTCCCGTGTTCTTCGAGCGGCTGGGCTCCGCATACATCTTCTCCCAGCCCACGGACGCCATCATGTTCCGCAAGGGCGCCGACTCGCTGCTGACCGTCTATCCGGAATCCCGCTATGTCAAGGCCCTGGCCAAGGAGGCGGACCGCCGGATCAAGATCCTGCAGATCCAGGACCAGATCAAGAACGCCGACGTGGCTTCCTTCCCCGACATCGTGATGCCGGACATCAAGGGCGAGCGCAAGGCGCTCAGCGACGTGGACGCCAAGGTGATCCTCGTCCATTTCTGGGACGCGTCCAATGCCGCGCAGAAGATGATCAACATCGATTCGCTGCTGCCGGTCTATAAGGAGTTCCACGACCGCGGTTTCGAGATCTACTCGGTCTGCGTGACGCCGGACAAGCCGGAGTGGGCTTCCTGCGTGCTGGCCCAGAAGCTGCCCTGGATCAACGTCAACGACGGTCTGGGCGGCGCATCGCCGGCCGTGGTCACGTACAACGTGCAGAACGTCCCCGACTCCTTCCTGATCATCGACGGCGAACTCAACACCAAACCCATCGACGGATTCGAGGGTTTCCGCAAGGAACTCGCGCGCCTGCTGCGCTAG